From Theileria orientalis strain Shintoku DNA, chromosome 4, complete genome, the proteins below share one genomic window:
- a CDS encoding importin-alpha produces MSDISFIRSIISLCRQSLSGNKIAIKSAEDQMSMLVKSDTSETEIKIALIFKIILSPQAISAPENTLSDDELCGLKLASSDVQLWAAIFLKNYTKSNFDTSESFGGATDSTRRIIKSFLIICTLNKDKLGISTPIASQLESTLLMIGDRDFPESMEHVLMLISYCHMSDINPLVLVETLTTRLQTQLRNRGVNVLNTNVNTNSSLNRAVSESQSNYDLKYAEYLINHVKNYVNLSRSIASYNNILNTNNIMEISRCYFEFFNALVDGVKNMCSLRNSVTLKDLEMNKFVQSVSFLFSQSTLNTHTANPASQSYEVDCNPSDSLFYFDDRNLFNEPKLFQYGQSVPELGGNQHNVQLLLSPSMFVNESSLNKAYFKTKLSSFKLFTNLMKKYKARAYDNDTLCELKIILTLSDVHLLYVYKYFIYKFTQFYNFYKSMKGTFTSNFIVPVMLDQLEFIRQVIKIFVYVHTIDLPESFEDNAQLYFSGIINLLQFNDQQLVQNDTTGTILKMKVAFLRLLKFYAERYQEVFHPFVFTCIEDVVKLCRTTTQDASEDKLCCAALDFLSAASTTHWGSSPTASARSNPYMNNAFLAEIIQTIIVPNIGFRECDLLLLDDCPIEFVQRELDTNSCSSRRFSSISFLKKLVSSIGQVCQQIIAQVATNVASSNDYKLKELYLQLIICINFKESSGEFNINNYFNKYLKNEFVLLAQTQLTQEKRLIILAIMKYIITFQNLFSEIDLVALVPYLVLYLNNSHEALRSFSAEALSRVLAKVRLHKPKLKTCILQALDNLLTLMKNGGRSGNEFYSKCTMKIFLYLREDVRESGMLMIQIVISLIKMVTDNPVNPAYNHYLFESLSILLRLNLQTESYGLGQPLEKIEESLIPMLAMIIQQEMHPFIPYSLQVLCIMLKFANKASTTYLQLLNHLLTIETWKVSIANAQGNIKLLVCFFEKHSIFESEINKNMEKILNIFHFCLVHRKLSTHSLDMINGIIRFLPLSYYVAFIKSIVTVLLTYIHNNKGSDALVDVVTTMSLLTAYLHLHKYEMSLIEILETIQVGITSSFMEMVYVPNVKKTMNTEAKRVHAVAIAKMATLSSVQMNNELFMLLMGALEDLISGENVKLDTPKDMLDPNNMEEIDKVELNFDVSYVRLQAANDGRKLLDKNINAEEVIKDLLAPMAGLMKRNLSMSGKFTSVLSLVRRTKGAGDTPSKDKKRARVKELRTRKKPIRQSNKREIKTISRCT; encoded by the exons ATGTCAGATATATCGTTCATAAGGTCGATAATATCACTGTGCCGCCAGTCCTTGAGTGGTAATAAGATCGCAATTAAATCGGCAGAGGACCAAATGTCAATGTTGGTCAAATCTGACACATCAGAAACAGAGATCAAGATCgctttaatatttaaaattatattatcaCCTCAAGCAATATCAGCACCAGAGAATACACTATCAg aCGACGAATTGTGCGGACTTAAACTGGCATCAAGCGATGTGCAATTGTGGGCAGCAATCTTCCTTAAAAACTACACAAAGTCGAACTTTGACACGTCAGAATCATTTGGAGGAGCGACGGACTCTACGAGAAGAATCATCAAGTCGTTTCTGATAATATGCACACTCAACAAAGATAAGCTGGGAATATCAACACCAATCGCGTCTCAGCTGGAAAGCACGTTGCTGATGATAGGAGACAGAGACTTCCCAGAGTCAATGGAGCACGTGCTGATGCTGATAAGCTACTGCCACATGAGCGATATTAACCCGCTGGTGCTGGTGGAGACGCTGACGACGAGACTGCAGACGCAACTGAGGAACCGAGGAGTTAACGTGCTAAACACAAACGTAAACACAAACTCGTCACTGAATAGAGCAGTGTCGGAATCGCAATCAAACTACGACCTGAAGTACGCAGAGTACCTGATCAATCACGTTAAGAACTACGTTAACCTGTCAAGGTCGATCGCATCCTACAACAACATACTTAACACGAACAACATCATGGAAATCAGCCGCTGCTACTTCGAATTCTTCAACGCGCTGGTCGACGGAGTAAAAAACATGTGCAGTCTGAGGAACAGTGTGAcgctgaaggacctggagatGAACAAGTTCGTGCAGTCAGTGTCGTTCCTGTTCAGCCAGAGCACACTTAACACGCACACCGCGAACCCGGCGAGTCAGTCGTACGAAGTGGACTGCAACCCGTCAGACTCGCTCTTCTACTTCGACGATCGCAACCTTTTCAATGAGCCGAAGCTGTTCCAGTACGGCCAGAGTGTGCCAGAGCTTGGAGGTAACCAGCACAACGTGCAGCTGCTCCTCTCGCCCTCAATGTTCGTTAACGAGTCGAGCCTTAACAAGGCGTACTTCAAGACGAAGCTGAGCTCGTTCAAGCTCTTCACGAATCTGATGAAAAAGTACAAGGCGCGCGCCTACGACAATGACACGCTCTGCGAGTTGAAGATCATACTGACGCTGTCGGACGTGCACCTGCTGTACGTGTACAAGTACTTCATCTACAAGTTCACGCAGTTCTACAACTTCTATAAGTCCATGAAGGGCACGTTCACGTCCAATTTCATAGTCCCGGTGATGCTTGACCAGTTGGAGTTCATAAGGCAGGTGATAAAGATATTCGTGTACGTGCACACAATAGACCTCCCGGAGTCGTTTGAAGACAACGCGCAGCTGTACTTCAGCGGAATAATAAACCTGCTGCAGTTCAACGACCAGCAATTGGTCCAGAATGATACAACAG gaaCGATACTGAAGATGAAAGTGGCCTTTCTGAGGCTCTTGAAGTTCTACGCGGAAAGGTACCAGGAGGTCTTCCACCCGTTCGTTTTCACATGCATCGAGGATGTGGTAAAGCTGTGTAGGACGACGACTCAAGATGCCTCGGAGGATAAGCTGTGCTGCGCAGCACTGGACTTCTTGTCAGCAGCGTCCACGACGCACTGGGGAAGTTCGCCGACAGCGTCGGCAAGAAGTAACCCATACATGAACAACGCGTTCCTGGCAGAGATCATACAAACAATCATAGTGCCAAACATAGGATTCAGAGAGTGTGACCTGCTGCTGTTAGACGACTGCCCAATCGAGTTCGTGCAAAGGGAGTTGGACACGAACAGCTGCTCGAGCAGAAGGTTCTCCTCAATCTCgttcctgaagaagctggtcTCGAGCATCGGGCAGGTGTGCCAGCAGATTATAGCACAGGTGGCAACGAACGTAGCATCGAGTAACGACtataagctgaaggagttgTACCTGCAGCTGATAATATGTATCAACTTCAAGGAGAGCTCGGGAGAGTTCAACATCAACAACTACTTcaacaagtacctgaagaacgagTTCGTGCTCCTCGCACAGACACAGCTCACGCAGGAAAAAAGACTCATAATACTGGCGATCATGAAGTACATCATAACATTCCAAAACCTATTTAGCGAGATTGACCTCGTGGCACTTGTACCATACCTTGTACTATACCTCAACAACAGCCACGAGGCGCTGAGGTCGTTCTCAGCAGAAGCACTCTCGAGAGTGTTAGCAAAGGTGCGGCTGCACAAGCCGAAGCTAAAGACATGTATATTACAA gCACTAGATAACCTGTTGACACTGATGAAGAATGGAGGCAGGTCAGGGAACGAGTTTTACTCAAAGTGCACAATGAAGATATTTCTGTACCTAAGGGAAGACGTGCGAGAAAGCGGGATGCTGATGATACAAATCGTGATCTCGCTGATCAAGATGGTGACAGATAACCCAGTAAACCCGGCGTATAACCACTACCTGTTCGAGTCGCTGTCAATACTGCTGAGGCTGAACCTGCAGACGGAGTCGTACGGATTGGGACAGCCGCTGGAGAAGATAGAGGAGTCGCTGATACCGATGCTGGCAATGATAATACAGCAGGAGATGCACCCGTTCATACCATACAGCCTGCAGGTGCTCTGCATCATGCTCAAGTTCGCAAACAAGGCATCGACGACGTACCTGCAGCTGCTCAACCACCTGCTGACAATAGAGACGTGGAAAGTCTCAATC GCAAACGCACAGGGGAACATTAAGCTGCTGGTCTGCTTCTTCGAGAAGCACAGCATCTTCGAGAGCGAGATCAACAAGAACATGGAGAAGATCCTCAACATATTCCACTTCTGCCTCGTGCACAGGAAGCTCTCGACTCACTCGCTGGACATGATCAACGGAATCATCAGGTTCCTGCCGCTCAGCTACTACGTCGCGTTCATTAAGTCGATCGTGACAGTGCTCCTGACGTACATCCACAACAACAAGGGCAGCGACGCGCTGGTGGACGTGGTGACGACGATGTCGCTGCTCACAGCGTACCTGCACCTGCACAAGTACGAAATGTCGCTGATTGAAATCCTGGAGACGATACAGGTGGGCATCACGAGCAGCTTCATGGAAATGGTCTACGTGCCGAacgtgaagaagacgaTGAACACGGAGGCGAAGAGAGTGCACGCAGTCGCGATCGCGAAGATGGCGACGCTGTCAAGCGTGCAGATGAACAACGAGCTGTTCATGCTGCTGATGGGAGCACTCGAAGACCTCATCTCGGGAGAAAACGTTAAGCTCGACACGCCCAAGGACATGCTCGACCCGAACAACATGGAAGAAATCGACAAGGTCGAACTCAACTTCGACGTGAGCTACGTGCGACTGCAGGCGGCGAACGACGGGAGGAAGCTGCTCGACAAAAACATCAACGCAGAAGAGGTCAtcaaggacctgctggCGCCAATGGCAGGACTGATGAAGAGGAACCTGTCGATGTCGGGAAAGTTCACATCAGTGCTGTCACTAGTCAG AAGGACGAAGGGGGCTGGTGACACACCGAGTAAAGACAAGAAGAGAGCGAGGGTGAA
- a CDS encoding uncharacterized protein (RNA recognition motif, RNP-1 domain containing protein), with the protein MSRHRDSRDRSSRDRSHDELDVKRKRRREHKSSTRTRSRSRSRSYHRRSRRSSSRDRYRRRSRSRSHSRGLRNNRDRRSHSKDRSRYSEASDSARKTSIASSTGSSVFKKKPSSWDSLTPVSTITPELCDTRSLHSGKRDQKTAENDEGQQNNKIYIGALDPGCTIQDIRTVFSSFGEILQLDFPIDPQTNKAKGFCFIEYRKKESADLAMISMQGFHIKGKPIKLARPNVSSSGMSSSALGAIQYNNPLSNPLAAGAVAAATLLQNRSGVRVDTANVLTKLTASSSSVTIGPTPPDLNGKRVVLENIPFELKATDVRRIFEPFGEIMECVLYSREMLPGAFYAIGYIDFKNANVAQTVCSTMNGFEIAGSKVQVTMAPESSVAGTSNVIVIQNMIEASLADENLPNEVKEECNKYGLVTSVYLHFSPNDTLSVFVVFNTVEDAENAVRSLNTRWFNGRQLMCKLYDASAYFSGNYEL; encoded by the exons ATGTCCCGCCATAGAGATAGTCGTGATCGCAGCTCAAGAGATAGATCCCACGATGAACTTGACGTAAAACGTAAACGTAGGCGTGAACACAAGTCAAGTACAAGAACTAGAAGTAGGTCTAGAAGTAGAAGCTACCATCGCAGGAGTCGACGTAGCAGTTCTAGAGATAGATATCGCCGTCGTTCAAGAAGTCGTTCACATAGTAGAGGATTAAGAAACAATAGGGATAGGCGTTCGCATTCAAAAGATAGATCTAGGTACTCAGAAGCAAGTGATTCAGCAAGAAAAACGAGCATAGCCTCATCAACAGGATCGTCAGTTTTTAAG aaGAAGCCTTCATCATGGGACAGTTTAACACCTGTATCTACAATTACACCGGAACTGTGTGATACAAGGTCACTTCATTCGGGAAAAAGGGACCAAAAAACAGCTGAAAATGATGAAGGACAGCAGAATAATAAGATATACATAGGAGCGTTGGACCCAGGGTGTACAATACAGGATATAAGGACG GTGTTTTCATCATTTGGTGAAATACTTCAACTGGATTTCCCAATAGACCCGCAAACAAATAAGGCAAAAGGATTTTGCTTTATTGAGTATAGAAAGAAGGAATCAGCAGATTTGGCAATGATATCGATGCAAGGATTCCATATAAAGGGGAAGCCAATAAAGCTGGCAAGACCAAATGTGTCGTCATCAGGAATGTCGTCCTCAG CACTGGGAGCAATTCAATACAATAATCCACTGTCTAATCCCCTGGCTGCTGGAGCAGTAGCAGCAGCCACACTCTTGCAAAATAGATCAGGAGTCAGAGTAGATACAG CAAATGTTCTGACGAAATTGACGGCATCATCGTCATCAGTGACAATAGGACCTACGCCACCAGATCTTAACGGAAAGAGAGTAGTCTTGGAAAATATACCATTTGAGCTCAAAGCGACAGATGTAAGAAGAATATTTGAACCTTTTGGAGAGATAATGGAGTGTGTGCTCTATTCAAGAGAGATGTTGCCAGGAGCGTTCTACGCAATAGGATACATAGACTTCAAGAACGCAAACGTAGCACAGACAGTTTGTTCCACAATGAACGGCTTTGAAATAGCAG GGTCAAAAGTGCAAGTGACTATGGCTCCAGAGTCGTCAGTGGCAGGAACATCCAATGTAATAGTTATACAAAATATGATCGAAGCAAGCTTGGCTGATGAAAATCTGCCAAACGAG GTTAAGGAAGagtgtaataaatatggaCTTGTAACGTCGGTGTATTTGCACTTCAGTCCGAACGACACATTATCGGTCTTCGTCGTCTTTAATACCGTGGAAG ACGCAGAGAACGCAGTTCGATCATTGAATACGAGGTGGTTCAATGGAAGGCAGCTGATGTGTAAGCTGTATGATGCTAGTGCATACTTCAGTGGAAACTACGAACTTTGA
- a CDS encoding uncharacterized protein (Surfeit locus 1 family protein): MFIGRFNNTLNKKVSGLYYSKFYKRISHSNGTIFVNFVRSKHVYTNYSTKVSVQNDSELVDKKKESSLTFNESGVIKCTKDQWLYRPTASEVDLFLNSKIIPSRPIELEKSVAVNLVDLNEDVASPVKNAVFFSEYGIRKGESLRLFIAWLLFSSVTTYLGMWQLKRKKWKEDLLDNIQKSLSRPRIKINSMSDIKSRELDKGSNDLAYRIIETHGVLDTEHEFLVGPRQSMLHEHGEQSGYYVLYPLRFRDGSAILVNMGWLKGDEILNMKSTPEWVTVRGVLVRGEVGERVVLSLKYKFLSMLEKVVLGLTKSQIHLTKVVNKPSSIVSDHDKKAYRYLDPGTMASQIYSTEPSVTRRYILNVYDSYFDEDKPPLDEAEQCSDKRNALINRMFRVSGITKFGTQADSRTAVLPRYNFHRKGKADYLLFYADPSTHFNYAMQWFLMAISVTCMCVYKIFRVRRVLKRLLH, encoded by the coding sequence ATGTTTATTGGTAGATTCAATAATACTCTTAATAAAAAGGTATCTGGATTATATTacagtaaattttataaaagaatCTCGCATTCAAATGGAAcaatttttgttaattttgttcGAAGTAAACatgtatacacaaattACTCAACAAAGGTTTCGGTACAAAACGATTCTGAATTAGTTgacaagaagaaggagtcgTCACTCACCTTTAACGAATCTGGCGTAATTAAGTGCACAAAGGACCAGTGGCTGTATAGGCCGACGGCAAGTGAAGTTGATTTATTCCTTAACTCGAAAATAATACCATCAAGACCAATAGAGCTGGAGAAGAGCGTGGCTGTAAACCTGGTGGATTTGAATGAGGACGTTGCATCTCCGGTGAAAAACGCAGTCTTTTTCAGCGAGTATGGTATAAGGAAGGGGGAATCGCTTAGATTGTTCATTGCCTGGCTCCTGTTTTCCTCAGTAACAACGTACTTGGGAATGTGGCAGCTGAAACGGAAGAAGTGGAAGGAAGATTTGCTGGACAACATACAGAAGTCACTCAGTAGGCcaagaataaaaatcaacTCGATGTCTGACATTAAATCGAGAGAGTTAGACAAGGGTTCGAACGACCTGGCGTATAGAATAATTGAAACGCACGGAGTTTTGGACACTGAACACGAGTTCCTGGTTGGACCGCGCCAGTCTATGTTACACGAGCACGGAGAGCAGTCAGGCTACTATGTGCTCTACCCACTTAGGTTTAGAGACGGGTCGGCAATACTAGTTAACATGGGCTGGTTGAAGGGAGACGAGATTCTCAACATGAAGTCGACACCCGAATGGGTCACTGTCAGAGGAGTGCTGGTGAGAGGTGAGGTTGGGGAGAGAGTAGTACTCTCGTTGAAGTACAAGTTTCTGTCAATGTTGGAGAAGGTTGTCTTGGGCCTGACGAAGAGTCAAATTCACCTTACCAAGGTGGTCAATAAGCCAAGTAGCATAGTGAGCGACCACGACAAGAAGGCGTACAGATACCTCGACCCAGGCACCATGGCGTCGCAAATATACTCTACGGAGCCGTCAGTGACACGGAGGTACATTCTTAACGTTTACGACTCCTACTTTGACGAAGACAAGCCTCCTCTCGATGAAGCAGAGCAATGCTCAGACAAGAGGAACGCGTTAATCAATAGAATGTTCAGAGTCTCAGGAATAACAAAGTTCGGCACTCAAGCTGACTCTAGAACTGCTGTGTTGCCGCGCTATAACTTTCATAGAAAGGGAAAGGCCGACTACCTTCTTTTTTACGCTGACCCTAGCACTCACTTCAACTACGCTATGCAGTGGTTCCTAATGGCCATATCGGTTACttgtatgtgtgtttacAAGATATTTAGGGTGCGCAGAGTTTTAAAAAGGTTACTTCactaa
- a CDS encoding uncharacterized protein (dolichol phosphate mannosyltransferase subunit 3 family protein), which yields MSMLSSGKLILLATVVYLSYTYFLYVTNRKKLMVNSTLVVLWFLLFLGSYSVFSISKGIVQFNNSPDAYNELQEELKEAEVDLKRLGFSFSEFDIKLTRHSFVK from the exons ATGAGTATGTTGTCCTCTGGaaagttaattttgttGGCAACCGTCGTGTATTTGTCTTATACATATTTCCTATACGTAACTAATCGCAAAAAACTCATGGTTAATTCGACTCTG GTTGTACTTTGGTTCTTGTTATTCCTTGGCTCGTATTCagttttttcaatttctaAGGGGATCGTTCAATTCAATAACTCTCCCGACGCCTACAATGAACTCCAGGAG GAGCTCAAGGAGGCTGAAGTTGACTTGAAGAGGCTTGGCTTCTCCTTTAGCGAATTTGACATTAAGTTAACGAGGCACAGTTTTGTCAAATAA
- a CDS encoding uncharacterized protein (zinc finger, RING-type domain containing protein), whose translation MESGSPTDELDTPNSLRKRQLIRSDSNYTQSENSQSDDNESAYEPSPKHHSVQHPTIIIPVGNRLDSGRINRQLQQNTSPYNNFQNPSIDIPAFDQELLQTDYMSQNIFDQGDNQSVRSDARDDCQIVNIVHSSCSNNSSVTVDSLNRFNMFSSQNGSTSDPILVEDSANTSLDGTNHDPNANGLTNSNCESNDVEIAADTSTQNSSTNLSTANLINASDNREQDNDDCIMGPIHWSNKRPALYPLDYYRANRNFSNAYKFLDTERPAELNSLDDIEFLFKCPICYSTITRLRSGKVPNENDKVIYSTKCGHLFCYECIENKGVLDMPEASQGQVPVPRRVSVKRQAFNCTYTL comes from the exons ATGGAGTCTGGATCTCCCACGGACGAACTCGACACACCTAACTCATTGAGAAAACGGCAGTTGATTAGGAGTGATTCCAACTATACTCAAA gtGAAAATTCACAATCTGATGACAATGAATCCGCATATGAACCTAGCCCTAAGCACCATTCag TTCAGCACCCTACGATAATCATTCCCGTCGGAAATCGGTTAGACTCCGGGCGTATAAACAGACAGTTGCAACAGAACACGAGCCCGTAcaataattttcaaaacCCGTCAATCGACATACCGGCGTTTGACCAGGAGCTGCTTCAAACGGATTATATGTCACAGAACATATTTGACCAGGGCGACAACCAGTCGGTCCGCTCGGATGCGAGAGACGACTGCCAAATCGTCAACATTGTGCACAGCAGCTGCTCAAACAACAGCTCCGTCACAGTGGATTCGCTCAACAGATTCAACATGTTTTCATCACAAAACGGATCAACCTCAGATCCCATACTTGTCGAAGACTCAGCGAACACGTCCCTGGACGGCACAAATCATGACCCCAACGCAAACGGACTTACGAACAGCAACTGTGAATCAAACGACGTGGAAATCGCAGCAGACACTTCAACCCAGAACTCATCCACCAACTTATCGACGGCCAATTTAATCAACGCTTCTGACAACAGGGAGCAGGACAACGACGACTGCATCATGGGACCCATACACTGGTCAAACAAAAGACCGGCCTTATATCCTTTGGACTACTACAGGGCGAACAGGAACTTCTCAAACGCCTACAAGTTCCTGGACACTGAGAGGCCTGCGGAGCTAAACAGCCTCGACGACATAGAGTTCCTGTTCAAGTGCCCGATTTGCTACTCGACCATCACGAGGCTGCGTTCAGGCAAGGTGCCGAACGAGAACGACAAGGTGATTTACTCCACCAAGTGCGGTCACCTGTTCTGCTACGAGTGCATCGAAAAC AAAGGAGTGCTCGATATGCCGGAAGCCAGTCAGGGACAAGTACCAGTACCACGTCGTGTTTCCGTGAAGCGCCAAGCTTTCAACTGCACTTACACACTTTAA